From Anolis carolinensis isolate JA03-04 unplaced genomic scaffold, rAnoCar3.1.pri scaffold_8, whole genome shotgun sequence, a single genomic window includes:
- the LOC103280313 gene encoding uncharacterized protein LOC103280313: MAPSSRSQHLLAFLLFLASPVHLQRPPACELIRSNVARGSYLLEVTPRDYKPGAIYTVTISGIENGTSLILQAVSSSDEESSGLWEVENQSIACSDTESVVQRNVSGSGTRTRWTSPSNANVASAQIRAFVSFANGTTLLQTRNLLEGGSSMAVTPSASSQPTSGSPRPTLSNTTDHHLLHNTTVVHHNLASSHQLTKGPPHSGASAGPACSFLLALLQVFSISLGYKLLA, encoded by the exons ATGGCCCCTTCGTCCCGTTCTCAGCATCTTCTGGCCTTCTTGCTCTTCTTGGCCTCCCCGGTTCATCTCCAGCGGCCCCCGGCTTGTGAACTCATCCGCAGCAACGTTGCAAGGGGATCATACCTCCTAGAAGTGACTCCCCGTGACTACAAACCCGGTGCCATCTACACAG TAACCATCTCCGGGATCGAGAACGGGACTTCTCTGATCCTTCAAGCCGTGTCCTCCTCCGACGAGGAATCCAGTGGCCTTTGGGAAGTCGAAAACCAGTCCATTGCCTGCAGCGACACCGAGAGCGTTGTCCAGAGAAATGTTTCTGGGAGCGGGACCCGGACCCGGTGGACGTCCCCGAGCAACGCCAATGTGGCCTCGGCTCAAATAAG GGCCTTCGTCTCTTTCGCCAACGGCACAACGCTGCTGCAGACCAGAAACCTGCTGGAAG GTGGATCATCGATGGCAGTAACACCATCCGCTTCTTCTCAACCGACCTCCGGTTCCCCGCGTCCAACACTCAGCAACACAACTGACCACCACCTGCTCCACAACACAACGGTGGTCCACCACAACCTGGCTTCTTCACACCAGTTGACCAAAGGTCCTCCTCACAGTGGGGCTTCGGCGGGCccagcttgctccttcctcctggCCCTCTTGCAGGTCTTCTCCATCTCTTTGGGCTACAAGCTCCTCGCCTAA